The following proteins come from a genomic window of Gammaproteobacteria bacterium:
- a CDS encoding ABC transporter ATP-binding protein → MSCRGLTRRFGPVTAVSNLDLDVPRGRIFGFLGPNGSGKSTTMRLLCGLLVPSAGRATVLGCRVPEEAEKLRLQMGYMTQKFSLYEDLTVLENLRFVARVFDLGLRRMRERIRVNSGLYELNDLHSRLAGTLSGGQKQRLALAAVTLHEPRLLLLDEPTSAVDPQSRRDFWDRLFELADQGTTILVSTHFMDEAERCHRLTFLDRGAMVREGPPQELMDKLEAITVEVATRMPRRTRALLDPNDWVLAVTQLGNRLRVMLDPDTESPVERIDALLKHASLQGAVRRTGATLEDVFVAATNFQRPSR, encoded by the coding sequence ATATCCTGCCGCGGCCTGACGCGCCGCTTCGGTCCAGTTACCGCGGTCAGCAATCTCGATCTCGACGTTCCAAGAGGCCGCATTTTCGGATTCCTCGGGCCCAACGGTTCCGGCAAGTCCACAACGATGCGGCTTTTGTGCGGATTGCTGGTTCCGTCCGCTGGGCGGGCCACCGTTCTCGGCTGCCGCGTGCCCGAGGAAGCCGAGAAACTGCGCCTGCAGATGGGCTATATGACCCAGAAGTTTTCGCTCTACGAGGACCTGACCGTCCTGGAAAACCTGCGTTTCGTCGCCCGCGTATTCGACCTGGGCCTGCGGCGCATGCGGGAACGCATCAGGGTCAACAGCGGATTGTACGAACTGAACGACCTGCATTCACGCCTCGCCGGGACCTTGAGCGGCGGCCAGAAACAGCGGCTGGCCCTGGCGGCCGTCACGCTGCACGAGCCCCGGCTGCTGTTGCTGGACGAACCCACCAGCGCGGTGGATCCCCAGAGCCGGCGGGATTTCTGGGACCGGCTGTTCGAGCTGGCCGACCAGGGCACGACGATCCTCGTCTCCACCCACTTCATGGACGAAGCGGAACGATGTCACCGCCTCACATTTCTCGATCGGGGCGCGATGGTGCGGGAAGGCCCGCCGCAGGAACTGATGGACAAGCTCGAGGCGATCACGGTCGAAGTGGCGACCCGGATGCCCAGGCGCACCCGTGCATTGCTGGACCCGAACGATTGGGTCCTGGCCGTGACCCAGCTCGGCAACCGACTGCGCGTCATGCTCGATCCGGACACGGAGTCGCCGGTGGAACGTATCGACGCCCTGCTGAAACACGCGTCGCTGCAGGGTGCGGTGCGGCGAACGGGCGCCACGCTGGAAGACGTATTCGTGGCCGCCACGAACTTTCAAAGGCCGTCCCGGTGA
- a CDS encoding hydroxymethylglutaryl-CoA synthase gives MALQRTPPARRAPQDAGITAGISGMAMDLPPYRVSLEDWCGWTGASWDKISAVVGHAFRVPGPAQSVYTMAANAALKLLRQNDVDPARIGLLALGTESSNDNSAGSIIIKGMLDQALDDHGLPRLSQHCEVPEIKHACLGGVYALKNAVRHCLLEDSAAIVICSDLALYARGSSGEPTQGAGAVALLVERNPALASLELGHAGRASDYRISDFRKPLMDADRRPRSNLHYPVFNGRFSTYCYLDQVRNALSHLYQRRRVSPAEWLQQLRAVFFHRPYRRMPQSAFALVRLCAEALSHGNRSGLLQRLCPESGSALDEALGEMRGRHDLPEHDADGPGAWNPFTRTNELMKGLRAMPEFEELVLHPLRWGDDSMMQLGNIYSGALFAWLAAGLEEAARAGENWAGDEILLIGYGSGDAAEALPMRVCEGWREAAGRIHFNKALEPAYDLDRSQYEALHAGLAVDDLPKPPGFRVESIGTKTGQDFQDEGIEYYAYSA, from the coding sequence ATGGCACTTCAGCGAACCCCTCCGGCCCGCAGGGCGCCGCAAGACGCAGGGATCACCGCCGGCATCAGCGGCATGGCGATGGACCTGCCGCCGTACCGGGTCAGCCTTGAGGACTGGTGCGGATGGACGGGCGCCTCCTGGGACAAGATTTCCGCCGTGGTCGGCCATGCCTTTCGGGTTCCAGGTCCCGCGCAAAGCGTCTACACGATGGCCGCTAATGCGGCGCTGAAGCTGCTTCGCCAGAATGATGTGGATCCGGCCCGCATCGGGCTGCTGGCGCTGGGGACCGAATCCAGCAACGACAACTCCGCAGGGTCCATCATCATCAAGGGCATGCTCGACCAGGCACTGGACGACCATGGATTGCCGCGCCTTTCGCAGCATTGCGAAGTTCCGGAAATCAAGCACGCCTGCCTGGGCGGCGTCTACGCGCTCAAGAACGCCGTGCGTCACTGTCTGCTCGAGGATTCCGCGGCGATCGTCATCTGTTCTGATCTGGCCCTCTACGCGCGGGGCAGCTCCGGCGAGCCCACTCAGGGCGCCGGCGCCGTGGCGCTGCTGGTGGAACGCAATCCGGCCCTGGCCAGCCTGGAGCTGGGGCACGCGGGACGCGCTTCGGACTACCGGATCTCCGATTTCCGCAAGCCTCTCATGGACGCGGACCGGCGGCCCCGCTCCAACCTTCACTACCCTGTTTTCAACGGCCGATTCTCGACGTACTGTTATCTGGACCAGGTACGCAACGCGCTGTCGCACCTGTACCAGCGCCGGCGGGTGTCGCCGGCGGAGTGGCTGCAGCAACTGCGCGCCGTGTTCTTTCACCGTCCTTACCGGCGCATGCCGCAAAGCGCCTTTGCGCTGGTGCGCTTGTGCGCGGAGGCGCTCAGTCATGGCAACCGTTCCGGCCTTCTGCAACGGCTTTGCCCTGAATCCGGAAGCGCGCTCGACGAAGCTCTCGGTGAAATGCGCGGGCGGCACGACTTGCCGGAACACGATGCGGACGGACCCGGCGCCTGGAACCCGTTTACGAGGACGAACGAACTCATGAAAGGGCTGCGCGCGATGCCGGAATTCGAGGAACTGGTGTTGCATCCCCTCCGCTGGGGCGACGACAGCATGATGCAACTGGGGAACATTTATTCGGGCGCGCTGTTCGCCTGGCTGGCGGCCGGACTCGAGGAGGCCGCCCGGGCCGGAGAGAACTGGGCGGGCGATGAGATCCTGCTGATCGGTTACGGCAGCGGAGATGCCGCCGAAGCGCTGCCCATGCGCGTATGCGAGGGCTGGCGGGAAGCAGCGGGGCGTATTCATTTCAACAAGGCCCTGGAGCCGGCCTACGACCTTGACCGCAGTCAATACGAGGCGCTGCACGCCGGGCTTGCGGTGGATGATCTGCCGAAACCGCCGGGTTTCCGCGTGGAGAGCATCGGAACGAAGACCGGACAGGATTTTCAGGACGAAGGGATCGAATACTACGCGTATTCGGCCTGA
- the guaA gene encoding glutamine-hydrolyzing GMP synthase, with amino-acid sequence MTQGRILILDFGSQTTQLIARRIREAGVYSEILPWDIGDDAVREFAPAGVVLSGGPLSVTGGRTPRAPQSVFDLGKPVLGICYGMQTIAHQLGGIVELADRSEFGPAEVRVTSENALLSGLSDEPLEVWMSHGDHVNGLPQGFESIGASDNAPLAAIADRERGLFGVQFHPEVTHTRHGQQMIERFVHEICGLGSDWAPAAITHSAIDEIRRTATEGNVLLGLSGGVDSSVLSVLLQKAVGDRLHCVLVDHGLLRLNEAAQVVDTLGRLGVRVNVVDARKRMFAALDGLSDPEDKRKAIGRCFIEVFEEEAAGIPGVEWLAQGTIYPDVIESAAAHTGKAHLIKSHHNVGGLPERMKLKLLEPLRLLFKDEVRKVGLELGLPADLIGRHPFPGPGLAVRVLGQVEVEAVELLRRADDIFISELRSSGWYDRVAQAFAVFIPSRSVAVKGDGRRYEPVIALRCVNTTDFMTASPSRLPMELLERVAGRIVNEVSGISRVTYDISSKPPATIEWE; translated from the coding sequence GTGACACAGGGACGTATCCTGATCCTTGATTTCGGGTCGCAAACGACGCAACTGATCGCCCGCCGTATCCGCGAGGCGGGCGTGTATTCCGAAATCCTGCCGTGGGACATTGGCGACGATGCCGTGCGGGAATTCGCGCCGGCGGGCGTCGTTCTGTCGGGCGGACCTCTTTCGGTTACGGGCGGGCGCACGCCGCGCGCGCCGCAAAGCGTATTCGACCTGGGCAAGCCGGTGCTGGGCATCTGCTACGGAATGCAGACCATCGCCCATCAGCTCGGCGGCATCGTGGAACTGGCCGACCGGTCCGAGTTCGGTCCGGCCGAAGTGCGCGTGACGTCCGAGAACGCCTTGCTGTCCGGACTGTCCGACGAGCCGCTGGAAGTATGGATGAGCCACGGCGACCACGTAAACGGTCTGCCGCAGGGGTTCGAGAGCATCGGCGCCAGCGACAACGCGCCGCTGGCCGCGATTGCCGACCGGGAACGCGGCCTGTTCGGCGTGCAGTTCCACCCGGAGGTGACCCACACCCGGCACGGGCAGCAGATGATCGAGCGCTTCGTGCACGAAATCTGCGGACTGGGCAGCGACTGGGCGCCGGCCGCCATTACCCACAGCGCCATAGACGAGATTCGCCGGACCGCAACCGAAGGCAATGTCCTGCTGGGCTTGTCGGGGGGCGTCGACTCCTCCGTGCTGTCGGTGCTGTTGCAGAAAGCCGTTGGCGACCGCCTGCATTGCGTATTGGTGGATCACGGCTTGCTGCGGCTGAACGAGGCCGCGCAGGTCGTGGATACGCTGGGCCGGCTGGGCGTGCGTGTGAACGTCGTGGACGCGCGCAAGCGGATGTTTGCGGCGCTTGACGGCTTGAGCGACCCGGAGGATAAGCGCAAGGCCATCGGGCGCTGCTTTATCGAGGTGTTCGAGGAGGAGGCGGCCGGGATCCCGGGCGTGGAGTGGCTGGCGCAGGGCACGATTTATCCCGACGTCATCGAGTCCGCGGCCGCCCACACCGGCAAGGCGCACCTGATCAAGTCGCACCACAACGTGGGCGGCCTTCCGGAGAGGATGAAACTCAAGCTGCTTGAACCGCTGCGCCTGCTGTTCAAGGACGAAGTGCGCAAGGTCGGGCTGGAGCTTGGCCTGCCGGCGGACTTGATCGGCCGGCATCCCTTTCCGGGTCCCGGGCTGGCCGTACGGGTGCTGGGGCAAGTGGAGGTGGAGGCGGTTGAGCTATTGCGGCGCGCCGACGACATCTTCATTTCGGAGTTGCGCAGCTCGGGCTGGTACGACCGTGTGGCACAGGCCTTCGCCGTGTTCATTCCTTCACGTAGCGTCGCGGTGAAAGGCGACGGCCGCCGCTACGAGCCGGTCATTGCCCTGCGTTGCGTCAACACGACCGATTTCATGACCGCCAGTCCGAGCCGGCTCCCGATGGAATTGCTTGAACGGGTCGCGGGACGCATCGTCAACGAGGTGTCCGGCATTTCCCGCGTGACCTACGACATTTCCTCCAAACCGCCGGCGACCATCGAGTGGGAGTGA
- a CDS encoding cobalamin-binding protein, which yields MGEQRIVSLIASATEIVAALGFEKQLVGRSHECDYPPAIAGVPVCSASKIDAQASSRQIDAQVKALVDQALSVYRVDAELLDRLAPDLIITQSQCEVCAVSLADVQQAVGELVSSRPEVVSLEPMDLDDVWEDIRRVAGALEDDGSGEQLVDRLTARLGDVATRAKRRAEQPSIACIEWIDPLMFAANWVPALVEIAGGRIMKGEAGRHSGYFDFDELASSDPDVLAVMPCGFDIEQSLKEMPALTGRSGWSRLSAVRNGRVFVTDGNQYFNRPGPRLVESAEILAELLHPGAFDFGHQGTGWMRWSESAA from the coding sequence ATGGGCGAACAACGGATCGTTTCGCTTATCGCCAGCGCCACGGAGATCGTGGCCGCGCTTGGGTTCGAGAAGCAGCTGGTCGGCCGCTCTCATGAGTGCGATTATCCGCCGGCCATTGCCGGCGTTCCGGTCTGCTCCGCATCGAAGATAGACGCACAGGCGTCAAGCCGGCAAATCGACGCGCAGGTCAAGGCGCTGGTGGACCAGGCGCTGTCGGTCTACCGGGTGGACGCCGAACTCCTGGACCGTCTGGCGCCCGACCTGATCATCACGCAGTCGCAGTGCGAGGTCTGCGCCGTCAGCCTGGCCGACGTGCAGCAGGCGGTGGGCGAACTGGTTTCCTCCAGGCCGGAGGTCGTGTCGCTGGAGCCGATGGACCTGGATGACGTCTGGGAGGACATCCGCCGGGTGGCCGGGGCGCTCGAAGACGACGGGAGCGGCGAACAGCTCGTGGACAGACTGACGGCGAGGCTTGGCGACGTCGCCACGCGGGCAAAGCGGCGTGCGGAGCAGCCAAGCATTGCCTGTATCGAGTGGATCGACCCGCTCATGTTCGCCGCCAACTGGGTGCCTGCTCTGGTGGAAATCGCGGGCGGCCGGATCATGAAGGGCGAGGCCGGCCGGCATTCCGGTTACTTCGACTTCGACGAACTGGCTTCCAGCGATCCCGACGTCCTGGCCGTAATGCCCTGCGGCTTCGATATCGAGCAATCGCTGAAGGAGATGCCGGCACTTACCGGCCGTTCCGGATGGTCACGGCTTTCAGCGGTGCGAAACGGGCGGGTGTTCGTGACCGACGGGAACCAGTATTTCAATCGTCCGGGGCCGCGGCTGGTCGAGTCGGCGGAAATCCTGGCGGAACTCCTGCACCCCGGAGCCTTTGATTTCGGCCACCAAGGAACCGGCTGGATGCGCTGGTCCGAGTCGGCAGCCTGA
- a CDS encoding HlyD family efflux transporter periplasmic adaptor subunit has protein sequence MPHTALQKAAFAGVIACALLAAGCTGDSSPLPLVGTLERERMELVAEFHETIVELNVTEGERVQAGQLLMRQDSARVDQDLKAAEAAVTRTRQRLAELVRGPREEAIRAARARLDGAREILEVSTREHLRITDLAEQNIASQTDVDRALRAVEIARTDVEALGAVLEDLLDGATVEELGQAEAAVDEAQARLERLRISAERLEIVAPRNGRVEALPYELGERPPPGATLAVMLAGDTLHARIYVPEPLRARVQPGLAARIRVDGLVNEIEGTVTFVSSEAAFTPYFSLTQRDRSRLAYLAKVSVREDSYGDLPVGQPVEVDFPSLR, from the coding sequence ATGCCCCACACCGCGCTGCAAAAGGCAGCGTTCGCCGGGGTGATCGCGTGCGCCCTGCTCGCCGCAGGCTGTACGGGCGACTCGTCGCCGCTTCCCCTGGTCGGCACGCTCGAGCGCGAACGCATGGAACTGGTGGCGGAGTTCCACGAGACCATCGTGGAACTGAACGTCACCGAAGGAGAGCGGGTGCAGGCCGGGCAGCTGTTGATGCGACAGGACAGCGCCCGGGTCGACCAGGACCTCAAGGCAGCGGAAGCGGCCGTTACCCGAACACGCCAGCGCCTGGCGGAACTCGTTCGCGGCCCGCGGGAGGAGGCGATTCGCGCTGCCCGCGCGCGCCTTGACGGGGCAAGGGAAATTCTCGAGGTCAGCACCCGCGAACACCTGCGTATCACGGACCTGGCGGAACAGAACATCGCCAGCCAGACCGACGTCGATCGCGCGTTGCGGGCCGTGGAAATCGCCCGCACCGACGTGGAGGCGCTGGGCGCAGTTCTGGAGGACCTGCTGGACGGGGCCACGGTGGAAGAGCTGGGACAGGCCGAGGCCGCCGTGGACGAAGCGCAGGCCCGGCTCGAGCGCCTGCGGATCAGCGCCGAGCGCCTGGAAATCGTGGCGCCCCGAAACGGCCGGGTCGAGGCGCTGCCGTACGAGTTGGGAGAACGGCCTCCGCCGGGGGCGACGCTGGCCGTCATGCTGGCCGGCGACACCCTGCATGCGCGGATCTACGTGCCGGAACCGTTGCGGGCCCGGGTGCAGCCGGGACTGGCCGCCAGAATAAGGGTGGACGGCCTTGTAAACGAAATCGAGGGCACGGTGACCTTTGTTTCCTCGGAAGCCGCGTTTACGCCCTATTTCTCGCTGACCCAGCGCGACCGCAGCCGCCTCGCCTACCTGGCGAAGGTATCGGTCAGGGAAGACTCCTACGGCGACCTGCCGGTCGGACAGCCGGTGGAGGTCGATTTCCCGTCGCTCAGGTGA
- the tadA gene encoding tRNA adenosine(34) deaminase TadA codes for MNAEPQFAGDDKRYMRRALALAEQAGEEGEVPVGAVLVLDGRIAGQGRNRMIGAADPTAHAEMEAIRAACGTAGNYRLPGAELFVTLEPCAMCAGAIVLARVSRVVFSARDPRSGAAGSVFDVLDSAALNHRCEVQAGLLEQQSAELLRAFFRARR; via the coding sequence GTGAACGCGGAGCCGCAGTTTGCGGGCGATGACAAGCGTTACATGCGGCGAGCGCTGGCGCTTGCCGAGCAGGCGGGCGAAGAGGGCGAGGTGCCGGTGGGCGCCGTGCTGGTCCTCGACGGCCGCATCGCGGGCCAGGGCAGGAACCGAATGATCGGGGCCGCGGACCCCACCGCCCATGCGGAGATGGAAGCTATTCGCGCAGCCTGCGGGACGGCCGGCAACTACCGCCTCCCGGGCGCCGAATTGTTCGTCACGCTGGAGCCCTGCGCGATGTGCGCCGGCGCAATCGTTCTGGCGCGCGTGTCACGCGTGGTTTTCTCGGCGCGCGATCCCAGGTCGGGCGCCGCCGGCAGCGTTTTCGACGTCTTGGACAGCGCCGCCCTCAACCATCGATGCGAAGTGCAGGCGGGCCTGCTGGAGCAGCAGTCGGCCGAGCTGCTGCGCGCCTTCTTCCGCGCGCGCCGCTAG
- a CDS encoding FKBP-type peptidyl-prolyl cis-trans isomerase has translation MNRIRAPLAQVLCLCGMLLFWGCESPREAPEEAQTPQTAPRSEENVVMTESGQDFLGRNGAREEVITTDSGLQYEVLVSGDGASPAPADLVTVHYTGTLIDGTVFDSSVQRGQPAEFPANRLIAGWVEALQLMRVGDKWMLYIPPELAYGDRGAGPLIGPGATLIFEIELLGVRSAG, from the coding sequence ATGAATCGAATACGGGCGCCATTGGCGCAAGTCCTGTGCCTGTGCGGCATGCTCCTCTTCTGGGGCTGCGAGTCGCCGCGCGAGGCGCCGGAAGAGGCGCAAACGCCGCAAACTGCTCCGCGGAGTGAGGAGAACGTTGTAATGACCGAATCAGGACAAGACTTTCTGGGGCGCAACGGCGCCCGCGAAGAAGTAATCACGACCGACTCCGGCCTCCAATACGAAGTGCTGGTTTCCGGTGACGGAGCGAGTCCCGCTCCCGCCGACCTGGTGACGGTGCATTACACCGGCACGCTGATTGACGGGACCGTCTTCGACAGTTCCGTGCAGCGCGGGCAGCCGGCGGAATTCCCGGCCAACCGCCTGATCGCGGGCTGGGTGGAAGCCCTGCAGCTCATGCGGGTCGGCGACAAGTGGATGCTCTACATCCCGCCGGAGCTTGCTTACGGCGACCGCGGGGCGGGACCGCTCATCGGTCCCGGCGCGACCCTGATTTTCGAAATCGAACTCCTGGGGGTTCGTTCGGCGGGTTAG
- a CDS encoding ABC transporter permease translates to MRQLFRERLTLGMIVGLPLIQIILFGYAINTDVRHMAAGLVDHADTSMSRQLTGSLEASQVLDFVSRSGDVAEMLGEMRRGDLRVVLYIPADFERRLSDGDRPLAQLMVDAGDPTIISAVERLVQFLPSPRAEAGQPDMPLALRFYFNPERRSAVQIVPALVGLILNFTMIVFTAVAVVRERERGNLEFLITTPVRNYELMLGKIAPYILIGLIQVSIVYFAGTWLFRVPTMGSLLDLYIASLVFVAATLGIGLSISTFAKSQFQAIQGAIFFMLPMLLLSGFMFPFDGMPKVAQWVGLLFPITHFVEVVRGIILRGATLADLAPQMYAISGLFLVSIAIPVLRFTKRLD, encoded by the coding sequence ATGCGCCAGCTGTTTCGCGAGCGGCTGACGCTGGGAATGATCGTGGGACTGCCGCTCATCCAGATCATCCTGTTCGGCTACGCCATCAACACCGACGTGCGGCACATGGCCGCCGGGCTGGTGGACCACGCGGACACCTCGATGTCGCGGCAACTCACGGGCTCCCTGGAAGCAAGCCAGGTGCTGGATTTCGTCAGCCGGTCGGGCGACGTGGCGGAAATGCTGGGCGAGATGCGCCGCGGCGACCTCCGTGTCGTGCTCTACATCCCGGCGGATTTCGAGCGCCGCCTGAGCGACGGCGACCGTCCGCTGGCGCAACTCATGGTCGATGCCGGCGATCCGACCATCATCAGCGCGGTCGAGCGGCTGGTGCAGTTTCTTCCGTCGCCGCGCGCCGAAGCCGGACAGCCGGACATGCCCCTGGCTCTCCGCTTCTACTTCAACCCCGAACGGCGCTCGGCCGTGCAGATCGTGCCCGCACTGGTCGGCCTGATTCTCAACTTCACGATGATCGTGTTCACGGCGGTCGCAGTGGTGCGCGAGCGCGAGCGCGGCAACCTCGAGTTCCTGATCACTACGCCGGTGCGCAACTACGAGCTGATGCTGGGCAAGATCGCCCCCTACATCCTGATCGGCTTGATCCAGGTGTCGATCGTCTATTTCGCCGGAACCTGGCTGTTCCGCGTGCCGACCATGGGGTCATTGCTTGATCTCTATATCGCCAGCCTTGTTTTCGTTGCCGCCACGCTGGGCATCGGACTGTCCATATCCACCTTCGCCAAATCGCAGTTCCAGGCGATCCAGGGCGCGATCTTCTTCATGCTGCCCATGCTGCTGCTTTCCGGCTTCATGTTCCCCTTCGACGGAATGCCCAAAGTGGCCCAGTGGGTGGGACTGCTTTTCCCGATCACGCACTTCGTGGAAGTGGTCCGGGGAATCATCCTTCGCGGCGCGACCCTGGCCGACCTGGCGCCGCAGATGTACGCCATCTCGGGCCTGTTCCTGGTGTCGATTGCGATACCGGTGCTGCGATTCACGAAGCGCCTGGATTAG